In one Thioclava sp. ES.031 genomic region, the following are encoded:
- a CDS encoding flagellar motor protein MotB: MSNRENAAPIIIKRKKVVAGDGHHGGAWKVAYADFVTAMMAFFMLMWLLNATTEKQRKGIADYFNPTIPINRISGGGEGAFGGDSVFSEDQIAQSGTGAVSQRPTEERQARGENSAEDKQDNDTARLNEMARAIEQALMGVGGESMVSEQLARHIVTRVTDEGLIIEVSDLPDAPLFVGDTAKPQPVLPDLAKILTRVFSIVSNNVAINGYTRSYPKMLAHDPVWELSAARAQAMRTLLDEAGFPPDRMQRVSGFADRKPKVERAMDLRNNRLEVIVLRNGR, from the coding sequence ATGAGCAACCGCGAAAACGCGGCGCCAATCATCATCAAGCGTAAGAAGGTCGTCGCGGGCGACGGGCACCACGGTGGGGCGTGGAAAGTGGCCTATGCCGATTTCGTCACTGCGATGATGGCCTTCTTCATGCTGATGTGGTTGCTGAACGCGACAACCGAGAAACAGCGCAAGGGCATCGCGGATTACTTCAATCCGACGATCCCGATCAACCGCATCTCCGGTGGCGGCGAAGGCGCTTTCGGCGGGGATTCCGTCTTCTCCGAGGACCAGATCGCACAGAGCGGCACCGGTGCCGTCTCGCAACGCCCGACCGAAGAGCGTCAGGCCCGCGGCGAAAACTCCGCCGAGGACAAGCAAGACAACGATACCGCCCGTTTGAACGAGATGGCCCGCGCGATCGAGCAAGCGCTGATGGGCGTCGGCGGCGAGTCGATGGTGAGCGAGCAGCTCGCGCGTCATATCGTGACCCGCGTGACCGACGAGGGTCTGATCATCGAGGTCTCCGACCTTCCCGACGCCCCGCTTTTCGTGGGCGACACCGCGAAGCCGCAGCCGGTTCTCCCCGATCTGGCGAAAATCCTGACGCGGGTCTTCTCGATCGTTTCGAACAACGTCGCGATCAACGGCTACACGAGATCCTACCCGAAAATGCTGGCCCATGACCCGGTTTGGGAGCTCTCCGCCGCACGCGCCCAAGCGATGCGGACATTGCTGGACGAGGCTGGCTTCCCCCCCGATCGGATGCAACGCGTCAGCGGCTTCGCCGATCGCAAACCGAAGGTCGAGCGTGCGATGGACCTGCGCAACAACCGTCTCGAAGTGATCGTGCTGCGCAATGGCCGGTAA
- the flgK gene encoding flagellar hook-associated protein FlgK, translating to MGISQTLSNALSGLTAASRMAEVVASNTANALTDGYARREISLGAQVVGQQGAGVRVLSIDRIVNETLRSDLRLSDAAAQNASLRGDFLSTFEARIGTPEDASSLSSKFAEFEASLVEAGSRPESEARLSTVLSAAREVTGHLNTLSAELQDSRMDADRKIATQVDALNSALAQVDELNATILAGKAAGHDTNALKDQRQTLVDRISSIVPTRQVPRENDQIALFTTGGAVLLEGNPVEIGFTARGIITPDMTHDGGVLSGLTLNGNAVSSDDDGFFGGGTLGALFAIRDTLAPKLQVQIDALSRNLIERVSDPAVDPTLSGGAAGLFTDGGGPLDPLNETGLAGRIVINPLADPEQGGSLSLLRDGFGASTPGPVSNADNLFALATALTTASAPASGNFGPSLHSSAELFASFLSQVTSDRQSNEATQTYATTRYDTLKEQSLAEGVDTDHEMQKLLQIEELYSANARVIQTVDALIKQLLEI from the coding sequence ATGGGAATCTCGCAAACGCTATCCAATGCCTTGTCGGGCCTCACCGCAGCCTCTCGCATGGCCGAGGTCGTGGCCTCCAATACCGCCAACGCGCTCACCGACGGCTACGCCCGGCGCGAGATTTCACTCGGCGCGCAGGTCGTCGGCCAGCAAGGTGCCGGTGTTCGCGTGCTCAGCATCGACCGCATCGTCAACGAAACCCTCCGCAGCGATCTCCGCCTCTCCGATGCTGCGGCCCAAAACGCATCGCTGCGCGGCGACTTTCTTTCAACCTTTGAAGCTCGCATCGGCACGCCGGAGGATGCGAGCTCCCTATCCTCCAAATTCGCAGAGTTCGAAGCCTCGCTCGTCGAAGCTGGCAGCCGCCCAGAAAGCGAAGCCCGCCTGTCCACAGTGCTGAGCGCCGCCCGCGAGGTTACCGGACACCTGAATACGCTCTCCGCAGAATTGCAGGACAGCCGGATGGACGCAGACCGGAAAATCGCGACGCAGGTCGATGCCCTGAACAGCGCACTCGCGCAGGTCGATGAACTCAACGCAACGATCCTGGCCGGAAAGGCCGCGGGCCATGACACCAATGCCCTCAAGGACCAACGTCAAACGCTGGTCGACCGGATCTCCAGCATCGTTCCCACCCGCCAAGTCCCGCGCGAAAACGATCAGATCGCACTCTTCACCACAGGCGGTGCCGTCCTTCTCGAAGGCAATCCAGTGGAGATCGGGTTCACGGCGCGCGGAATCATAACGCCAGACATGACCCATGACGGAGGGGTTCTCTCAGGCCTCACGCTCAACGGAAACGCCGTCTCAAGTGACGATGACGGGTTCTTCGGCGGCGGCACGCTTGGCGCCCTCTTCGCCATCCGTGATACCCTCGCTCCAAAACTGCAGGTTCAGATCGACGCACTCTCCCGCAACCTGATCGAGAGGGTCAGCGACCCGGCGGTCGACCCAACACTCAGTGGCGGCGCAGCCGGTCTCTTTACGGATGGCGGAGGCCCGCTCGATCCGCTCAACGAAACAGGCCTCGCCGGTCGGATCGTCATCAACCCGCTCGCGGACCCTGAACAAGGCGGCTCGCTCTCGCTGCTGCGTGACGGGTTCGGCGCATCTACCCCTGGCCCCGTGAGCAATGCAGATAACCTTTTCGCACTCGCCACAGCGTTAACGACCGCGTCCGCACCTGCGTCCGGGAATTTCGGCCCGTCGCTTCATTCAAGTGCAGAGCTTTTCGCAAGCTTCTTGTCCCAAGTCACGAGCGATCGCCAAAGCAACGAGGCGACTCAAACCTATGCAACGACCCGCTACGACACATTGAAAGAGCAGTCCCTCG
- a CDS encoding flagellar hook protein FlgE: protein MSISSSLNAGVAGLAANATRLATISDNIANSGTYGYKRAVTEFESMVINQAAKTGSYSAGGVRASTSRLIEERGSLVSTSNALDIAVSGRGMLPVMTAVALDNSTGDEPLKMTTTGAFRTDVDGTLMTESGLVLLGWPASADGTIPTFARDTMSGMEPVVINANQTAGDPTTTLNLGVNLPATDTEAGSAGDTLPLSVEYFGNLGTSETLDITFEPTIPASGASNEWSMVIRDSATVDDPGTPATDESVIGRYVLTFDDSRSSGGTLASVSVISGGTYDSSTGTLDLSVAGGPLSVTIGKIGDTNGLTQLSDSFSPTSITKDGSPVGNLTAVEIDEDGYIKATYDTGFIRTVYQIPLVDVPNQNGLIALDKQIFEVSSNSGSFFLWNAGDGPTGSIEGYAREGSTVDVAEELTNLIQTQRAYSSNAKVIQTVDEMLQETTNIKR, encoded by the coding sequence ATGTCCATTTCTTCCTCGCTCAATGCGGGCGTGGCCGGCTTGGCCGCGAATGCCACACGTCTTGCCACGATCTCGGACAATATCGCGAATTCGGGTACATACGGCTACAAGCGCGCCGTCACCGAATTCGAAAGCATGGTGATCAATCAGGCGGCGAAGACCGGCTCCTATTCGGCTGGCGGCGTCCGTGCCTCCACGAGTCGCCTCATCGAAGAGAGAGGCTCGCTGGTCTCCACCTCGAACGCGCTCGACATCGCGGTTTCCGGGCGTGGCATGCTGCCCGTCATGACGGCCGTGGCGCTCGATAACTCCACGGGCGACGAGCCCTTGAAGATGACTACGACGGGTGCGTTTCGCACCGATGTCGACGGGACCCTGATGACCGAATCCGGGCTTGTTCTGCTCGGCTGGCCCGCCAGCGCCGATGGCACCATCCCGACCTTCGCGCGCGACACGATGTCGGGGATGGAACCGGTGGTGATCAACGCCAACCAAACAGCCGGCGACCCCACGACGACTCTCAATCTCGGGGTCAACCTGCCCGCGACCGATACCGAAGCCGGCTCGGCTGGTGATACGCTGCCGCTTTCTGTCGAGTATTTCGGAAATCTCGGAACATCCGAAACCCTGGACATCACCTTCGAACCGACGATTCCGGCCAGCGGCGCCTCGAACGAGTGGTCCATGGTCATTCGCGACAGTGCCACGGTCGATGACCCGGGCACCCCCGCGACCGATGAAAGCGTCATCGGGCGCTACGTCCTGACCTTCGACGACAGCCGTAGCAGCGGCGGCACACTCGCCTCGGTCAGTGTCATCTCCGGCGGCACCTATGATTCCTCGACCGGAACGCTCGATCTCTCCGTCGCAGGCGGTCCGCTAAGCGTCACCATCGGCAAGATTGGCGATACCAACGGGTTGACGCAGCTCTCCGACAGTTTCTCTCCGACCTCGATCACGAAGGATGGCTCACCCGTCGGCAACCTCACGGCCGTCGAGATCGATGAGGATGGCTATATCAAAGCCACCTACGACACCGGGTTCATCCGCACCGTCTATCAGATCCCCCTCGTCGATGTACCCAATCAGAACGGTCTGATCGCGCTCGACAAGCAGATTTTCGAAGTCTCCTCGAACTCCGGCTCTTTCTTCCTGTGGAATGCCGGTGACGGTCCGACCGGGTCGATCGAAGGCTACGCTCGCGAAGGCTCGACGGTCGATGTTGCAGAGGAGCTGACCAATCTCATCCAGACGCAGCGCGCCTACTCGTCCAACGCCAAGGTGATCCAGACGGTCGACGAGATGCTGCAGGAAACCACCAATATCAAACGCTGA